CGCACCGGAACTCAATCTCAGCCGCAAAACACAACACCAACATTAAGGCAAACAACATTTGGCTAAGCAAATAAATGATAAGAAATTTGCTTGAAGGACAGTAAAAGAAAGacagaaaaaattcataatgAATGTAGGCAAGTTGAAGGCGAAAAACGTCAAAAAGGAAACATGCTAGTATAGCggaaatacacaaatacatatgtttgtgtatatgtgaaCCGACATGTGGCTTGTAATTGGTGGGAGCATAAGGAGCTGACACCCACGTCATAAACTCGTCTTTGCACGGCTAAACACAttacatttgtgtatatgtatgtatgattacgacatgtatatatttttatttcttctgcTTTTACGCGCCTTTGGCTGGTATTGGTTACATTTAATTACAGGCCAGCACGCACACACTCAAAGCGTCGAGGCTGACATTATAAGTGCCGTATTTATAACCGCATATCGCATGCACACCCGCCAACAGGACCTTTATAACATCCGTTACAAGCGAAATATCGTACGCTTccagccatacatacatacaaatatacataaatacaaaaatacataccaTACTCGCATACACAGCTTCATGCGtcaatgcatatatacatacatatgtaaatgtgtattgCGGACCTTTAATTTTatgttgcatttttttattaccagCTTAGTGTAAGCGAATGCTTATTAGAGTACGATTCTTCTGCTtctcatgcacacacacatgcgcatataTATGCAGTTGGCAGTGGCTGCAAGgcgtatttttaattaatctgCCATGCCAGCCACAATAACACTTGCTTTTACATatagaatatttgaaaacataCGCGCGACCAGTGTGagcaaatacttacatacatataaaataagcaGCTTGTTTAGCTTAGCAGCTAATTGCGCTTGGCGGTGCTTACCTCTGCCTAAGCGGGTGGAGGGTATGGTCTTACGGcctgcttacatatgtacatataatggcGGATGCTTTGATGCCGCTATAACTCATATTAAATTGCACAGTGATGCTTATATAGAGCCTTCAAAATAGCACTTCACTACCTTTTCACATTTGCTTTCTGGCGATTGGAGTTTATTTGATAGCATTCCGCTCGTTTAATACTACTATGGCATTTCCCATCAACTATGCACAATAATTCAACTCTACTTTTCATTGGGAATTCCAACACAGTTCTGCGTTAATAATCcgagacatacatatatgatttaaGCATAAATTTGCAATCAACTATGAGAAAATATGCTGGTTATTTTGAGTTGATGAATCCATTTAGAAAGATAAGAAGGCTACCAATTCTGATGGGCATAAAAGTAAAAGAATTCCTTTAAAAGTGCAGATAAAAACTTGCCTTCTTGGGTTGcgtaaaatttattgcataaataGTTATGCCATTTTGCTCTCTCAGTTGCACAATATTGAGGCATAAAATAGTACAATAGCCGGCCAATGCTTTGTGGGTGTTGTGGAACTCTTCTTAGATACTGCGCTCAAACAGAGGAATgcgaatattaaatatttctgcaCTCAAAGTCAAATAGTTTGCtagtaaatgtatgtacatatagtatataccaaaataaataaatccaaaCTCTATGAAATTGCTTTGAATACTACCAACTTAAAAGTGAAAGCTTTGGCTTGTGGTTGACATCTCTTCAGTTTTACGAATTTTTATTCTAGGAactacaattattattttattgtttttgagaTTGATTCGCACAGTACACCATGTCGCAATAGCTCAACAGAAAAGTCTCCAGCTGGACACTAGAAGTAAATACATGTGATCCTTAGTAAGCCCAAACTTTCAAACGGCGCGTGCATTAATTTAACAGTTGTCGGATCTTGAGTTTGTGAATTATGTCTTTTTAAGTGAAgcagcttttgtttttgtgagaaATATGGATAAAAAGGAAATTCACGTGTTGACCagatattgctttttgaaggaaaaatatACAGTTgcagcaaaaacttggcttgatgacacTTCTCGAGGAAAATCAATCCTCAAGAATTACTATGCTAACtgtagacgtggtgaaatgagcacccaAAAAGTGGACACCCCAAAGAGGcccaaaaaacaattttgaatgaCTCTAacgtgaagttgttcgagatagcaggcactcgaAAGTGATCTACTGAATGTGTATATCATATCAATCGCAAATATTTGTGAGtctttgcgtcgatatgtgacaatggatgaaacatgtcTCCATCATTTCTCTTCGAAGtgcaatcgacagtcatccgagtggactacACACGATGAACCTACTCCAAAGCGTGGATAAACATAATAGTCGGCTGAAAAGAATTGGCGCATGGAATAagttttattgactaccttgaaaaaggaaggaccatgAATATTTGAAGAAGAAGTAAGTACTGCTTCTTTCACAAAGACAATGCAGTCAGTAAAAACCAtggaaaaaatccattattTGGGCTTCAAAGTATCGATTTTTTATCGTTATAACACCTTCACAATGTTGTTATAATTTTACAAGTTGATCCGtgaaatagtttcggagatccagccttgagaacttgcgcgctcgaggctagctaggctaagtgcgccgtctctGAAAGCGTTTTTCCCGAGAACTATTTAACCGatctttatgaaaatttacacaagtttttgagatataagTCTTAAAGATTGGACGAAGGcctttttcgattacaactatttataaaaaaaatatcgcgaaatttttactgaatattaagtttttttgtaaaaatccgcaaatggccgagtttaaaatatttttccaaaaaatttcagaatttctttgttagtgGTGTACGTtttcaacaagaaaaaattctaagaaaaaattcgctttttttatgagaaaaaaaattttgaaaaagtctgTTATTTACCCGAGGGTAcacatgtaaccccttaagagcTAAACCTTTCAAGAAGTTTTGTAATGTAATATGTCAAcatttttcgacacctgaagaggcggttgagCGTTCCGAATGCATGTTTTAGATATACCACAAAAGGAGTGGCAAAAATCATTCAAATGCCtgcaaaatagaaaaatattttgaaaaacaatgaaGCGATTTTCAGTGAATAATATTTGCTCTTGTTCTCTAATACCGCAAAATAAAAGCAACTCTCCTGCCTCTACGTTAAATTCAgtaattacaaaagcaaatccTTTTTTTCGCTTTGAATTTCACCccgatcttaaattaaaagcattatTTTGCTCTTATGAGAGTCTTAAtcacaaattacataaagtaaaaattgaCTAAGATATTAATAacacatttaattaataaaaattaaaaccgtttccaaaaaattattaaatcatTTGGCCTTCAGTGACATGCGCTTTAGACATTTCTCTGTGGGGCGTATCATCATTTGCGTTGATTTCAAAGTTTCATTCTGATGTATGTTGTTCCAATTGATGCCTCTTTTCCTTTGTCCATATGGTCCATTAAGATGACTacaaatatgcacataaatCGTGTATACGTGGCACAAATTAACGGTACTTACCTACGATAACACGTTTTAAACCACCAGGCGCCTTCGTACAAAACTGCACAATTATTAATGGAAGAGATGTCATTATCTTGATCACGAGTGGTAAATTTCATACCCACGTGAGGTTCCAAGCTATCGCCAGCAGTGCCTGTATAAGTACCCAATATTTTAAGAGGATAGCCGTCCGATTCACTGCCGACTACAAATTCCGTGTAGCGCGCATAATAACTTTCACCACTATACCTCTGCAATTCAATATAGAGTTCATGCTGACAACTACTGGTTAAGGCATGTAGTTTTTCCAAACCAATCCAATAATTTTCATTCAGCACCCCAAAACCGTTCTTATAATCCCGCCAATCTCTATAAAAGTCCACATCATCACTGACACGCCGTTGTATAACTAACCAACCACCATAGTCCACTTCTTCGTTACAGTATACGGCAAACGGTGTGCCACTAAACTTCTCCAATGTTATATTGTAAACACCACTTTTGAAGCTCTCAGCTGCTGCCTCCAAACAGCTTGAAGGCACCGACTTTCGAACActgaaattttaccaaaaatagtACGATTAATCTTTACTAATAATAGATTGCAGTACCTCAGCTGTTCCTCAACCGATTGCAGTTTGgttttaattaaagatatttgtGCCAAAATATCATCTTCCCGCTTTTCCACAGCTTCCAATTTCTGAATGAACGTTTTAACGACATCTATTTGGACATCACAATTATAGTCATAAATCGTGCTTGAATCTAGCGTTTCTCCGCAAACGTTCTTAATGGGAAACCACAATATATAATGTAGTAACAGGAACAATATACAGCGGAGCATTTTGTTTTCTGCGACGTGCTCTAAGCGACTGTTTCGTTTAAGCTAAGCTGGCGTGCTCACAACTATTTAATATATCACCGTATTATACACGGACGGGTATTACCTACATCTGTGATAACCTCCGAACTTCTTTGTTATCAATTCCTGCTCACAGCAAATCAAACACATTCTTGTGAAACTCAGATCGTTGCTttcgtttgaaaatatttccagTGTTCAACAAAGCTCAGACTGTTTATGCTTTACGCTTATATTCGTCAAGGGTAGAACCAATAAATGAAAACgggaaaaaacgaaaaaaaccgATTAGAAATGAAGTATAAGCGTAGTGTATATCtctgttaatttttaatatatatatcctCATTTGAAGTAAAGATTATTAAACGCTCTTAAGGCAAGAAGTAGGATTATCACTCGAGTACTTGCATATGTTGTTGAGCTATTGAAAGCTATTTCGAAAGTGCATCATATATTGATTTTCAGCAAATTATACTTCCAATCAATTTCATGGGTTGTCTATTATTTTTCAGGTCTCGAGAACAAAAATAGATTTTAagaatcgaaaatcgcttttttctttttctaaataTTCTGCATTAAGACCTGAATACCTTTGCATGCGCTGgaaccaattttcgaaaaacgtttgccactctgattgaggtatctctaAAACAAGCGTTCTAAACGCATCAACCGCCGCTTCACGTGTCGTAAAACGTTGgcttcttagtttatttttcatgTACGAGAATCAAAAGGAATCATTCGGTGCCAAGCTAGTACTACAAGTATGGGTGAATGACTCATTAAATCGTTGTTTTAAGTGCACAAAAATGCAtcgttccttacttgtttaacatTCCTTTCGACCAATCGACACCGGATTAGCCTTGAGCTATTGATAAATTGTGTGGGACCCAACGTAAACAGATTTTTTAtagtcaaatgttcatgcaatattgaatcaATGCTAGATATCAATACCTATAGTTGTCGTAATCACGTGATAGGTCACATGATGATCTGTGGTTAAAGCGTCAATGGTTTCCGGAagaacaactgattttggacgaacTTAACGGAATTCgtttggagtgatctacgacctcgattgaattcactatccactatatatacatatgtataatttaaaGAGTCTCTGACATTTCTATTCTAGGTGTTCTGGGTGTTACGAAATTTGTGTTGAACTTCATATACCCTTCTCAGGATTCAGGTTCTCTTTGAttgttttcaaatgtttttatcACTCAATCAAGCAAACATTTTCTACTAAAACTGCCTGCTgagaatttgcataaaatttccaattacattcctgaattttatttatttctattgctcttcatttgtttgcatataataataaagccgtaaaacaataataataatatatgtgaaATATAACACACGTATGGGCCCCATGGTGAAACAAAGAAGTTCAAACTACTCTACAATTAGTATGGAAACAAGTTCGGCTGTTCGGACGAATGCTCCCCCGAAAGTAATtttcgccgaaactgaggcctattttcatgcaaaaatgcaaaattgaaATCTTAATACAAAACTTGTATCGAAATCTTGGAAGATCGCTATAACCACACTTTATATCACTCTTGACGGGAACTATGTGtgttaaataaaacaacaaattttgaaaaacaaaatgtgttttacgagggctgctatatatattctggcctagggcaacactaagtgttgccaggtgcaatctgacatttccattggaaagtttgacattttttagcataacatcactcagaacgttttgtcatttaatcgtgaattgttttatttacagggaattaaaaaattcatctcggccaaaaaatggaattaactcgtgtaCATTTTcatgcgatcatttttcacaattttcaacgtggattatcacaacaagagtgcatcgatgaactaaaatctttgtatggctatgaagcaccatcctatagcactttgaaaactggtacaacgaattcaatcgtggccgacgctctgctcaaagacgaattccgtgaaggtcagtccaaaacagccgttgtgccagaaaacatcgatgccgtacgtgaactgataatgcaagaccgtcatgtaacataccttcagatagaggcatgcctatgcatttctctcACCAGCATAccttcgatattgcatgaacacctggccgtaaaaaaggtttgtctcgttggatcccgcacaatttgacaatcactcaaaaaaaggctcgtgtggattggtgtaaagaaatgctgaaaaaatacgatcgcggtgcttcaaaagacgtttataagatcatcacaggtgacgaatcatggatctatgcgtatgagcccgataCAAAACaccaatcgacaaaaaaaaataaaaaaaaataaaaaccattttcgttgataaatatgcctatgtatttacattattaggccagaaataaaTATACGGCGGGGACTTTTCATTTGACCTGCTAtgaataagaaaatttattaagcaGTTGTATGAAGGCCAAAcacatttttgatttaattttaactgCCATAGCttttaaagaaagatttttgaaaacttataaGGCCTGGATAAATATTTTAGGAGAAAAACTGACCCTCAGAGGAGGAAAACATAACGGACAcccttatatacatacgtacatagtAATAAGATATTcgattattgatttttatttaacaactgGCATTCCTCCAGACAacctttaaaaaatcaaaaatattgaaacatttaATACATTTGTGTGTAATGCATTTGTTTTCTATTGGCAAAATATCGccaataagaaaatttaatttaattgttttaatcaaagaaaataaatcacAGGCGCTTTAGAGCTCCCCGTACGTAGTTaaacacaaatatgtacattctaacacacaaaaacaaagcaatgcTGTTAGTAAAAAGCTGTAGACAGAACCCATTTGTGCTCTTCGCGTCCTTTTCTAG
The sequence above is drawn from the Bactrocera tryoni isolate S06 chromosome 1, CSIRO_BtryS06_freeze2, whole genome shotgun sequence genome and encodes:
- the LOC120778711 gene encoding fibrinogen-like protein A isoform X2, coding for MLRCILFLLLHYILWFPIKNVCGETLDSSTIYDYNCDVQIDVVKTFIQKLEAVEKREDDILAQISLIKTKLQSVEEQLSVRKSVPSSCLEAAAESFKSGVYNITLEKFSGTPFAVYCNEEVDYGGWLVIQRRVSDDVDFYRDWRDYKNGFGVLNENYWIGLEKLHALTSSCQHELYIELQRYSGESYYARYTEFVVGSESDGYPLKILGTYTGTAGDSLEPHFCTKAPGGLKRVIVVILMDHMDKGKEASIGTTYIRMKL
- the LOC120778711 gene encoding fibrinogen C domain-containing protein 1-like isoform X1, with the protein product MLRCILFLLLHYILWFPIKNVCGETLDSSTIYDYNCDVQIDVVKTFIQKLEAVEKREDDILAQISLIKTKLQSVEEQLSVRKSVPSSCLEAAAESFKSGVYNITLEKFSGTPFAVYCNEEVDYGGWLVIQRRVSDDVDFYRDWRDYKNGFGVLNENYWIGLEKLHALTSSCQHELYIELQRYSGESYYARYTEFVVGSESDGYPLKILGTYTGTAGDSLEPHVGMKFTTRDQDNDISSINNCAVLYEGAWWFKTCYRSHLNGPYGQRKRGINWNNIHQNETLKSTQMMIRPTEKCLKRMSLKAK